The Medicago truncatula cultivar Jemalong A17 chromosome 4, MtrunA17r5.0-ANR, whole genome shotgun sequence genome includes a region encoding these proteins:
- the LOC25480671 gene encoding uncharacterized GPI-anchored protein At1g61900 isoform X1, whose translation MGRYQDANYYRGSLCYRLILFVIWLPNFLDVTAQEVHADHKRTTSLGVLASEPTSGDTGLFEPIEISPAVIPKVPFPTESGPPMYPIPSFPSRYEPVLTGKCPVNFSLPEISEILDRTAFDCAVPLASLVGNVICCPQFSSLIHIVQGLFGRKSNNLVLPNTVADHCFSDVISILASRGANSSLSTLCSIKSSNFTGRSCPVKDHATFERTVNTSKLVEACRTVDPLKECCRPVCQPAIMDATLQISGRQMMINNDDHMAGEMNHTDYLNDCKGVVYSYLSKQLSIEAANKAFRILSACKVNKVCPLTFTEPSDVIAVCQNVAAPSPSCCSSLNTYIAGIQKQMLVTNKQAIICATQFGSMLRGGGVMTNVFELCDVDLKDFSIQAYRQDVGCLLRSLPGDVIFDNSTGVSFTCDLNDNIPAPWPSSSSFTSLSLCAPEMSLPALPISQSLKNIGCNSAGVGLLAIIFSFFISTVVLRF comes from the exons ATGGGCCGTTATCAGGATGCTAATTATTATAGAG GTTCTTTGTGCTATCGGTTAATTTTATTTGTCATCTGGCTTCCTAATTTCCTAGATGTGACAGCACAAGAAGTACATGCTGACCATAAGCGAACTACTTCTCTGGGAGTCTTAGCTAGTGAACCTACTTCTGGAGACACTGGACTCTTTGAACCTATAGAAATATCACCTGCTGTCATACCTAAAGTTCCATTTCCCACCGAGTCTGGCCCACCAATGTATCCTATTCCTAGTTTCCCTTCCAGATATGAACCAGTTTTAACTGGTAAATGCCCTGTAAACTTTTCACTACCAGAAATATCAGAAATCCTCGATAGAACAGCATTTGATTGTGCTGTACCTTTGGCATCCCTTGTAGGGAATGTAATATGTTGTCCACAGTTTAGTAGCTTAATCCACATCGTCCAGGGTTTGTTTGGCAGGAAATCTAATAATCTGGTTTTGCCAAATACAGTTGCCGATCATTGTTTTTCCGATGTTATTAGTATTCTAGCCAGCAGGGGGGCAAATAGTTCACTCTCCACACTTTGTTCCATTAAATCATCTAACTTTACAGGCAGGTCATGCCCTGTGAAGGATCATGCTACTTTTGAAAGAACGGTTAACACAAGCAAATTAGTTGAGGCCTGCAGAACTGTTGATCCACTAAAAGAGTGCTGCAGACCTGTTTGTCAGCCTGCAATTATGGATGCCACACTTCAGATTTCTGGCAGACAAATGATGATCAATAATGATGACCATATGGCTGGGGAAATGAATCACACTGATTATCTAAATGATTGTAAAGGCGTAGTTTATTCATATCTCTCCAAACAACTATCAATTGAGGCCGCAAATAAAGCATTCCGGATACTATCTGCCTGCAAAGTCAACAAAG TTTGTCCTTTGACTTTTACGGAGCCTTCAGATGTAATTGCTGTATGTCAGAATGTAGCTGCCCCTAGTCCTTCCTGCTGCAGTTCATTAAACACATATATTGCAGGGATACAAAAACAAATGTTAGTTACCAATAAACAAGCTATAATATGTGCAACACAATTTGGATCTATGTTACGCGGAGGTGGGGTGATGACAAATGTCTTTGAGCTTTGTGATGTTGATTTGAAAGATTTCAGCATACAAG CATACAGACAAG ATGTAGGATGTCTACTTCGAAGCTTGCCTGGAGATGTGATATTTGACAATTCAACAGGCGTTAGTTTTACATGTGATTTAAATGACAATATTCCTGCACCCTGGCCCTCATCATCTTCATTTACATCTCTATCACTCTGTGCACCTG
- the LOC25480671 gene encoding uncharacterized GPI-anchored protein At1g61900 isoform X2 yields MGRYQDANYYRGSLCYRLILFVIWLPNFLDVTAQEVHADHKRTTSLGVLASEPTSGDTGLFEPIEISPAVIPKVPFPTESGPPMYPIPSFPSRYEPVLTGKCPVNFSLPEISEILDRTAFDCAVPLASLVGNVICCPQFSSLIHIVQGLFGRKSNNLVLPNTVADHCFSDVISILASRGANSSLSTLCSIKSSNFTGRSCPVKDHATFERTVNTSKLVEACRTVDPLKECCRPVCQPAIMDATLQISGRQMMINNDDHMAGEMNHTDYLNDCKGVVYSYLSKQLSIEAANKAFRILSACKVNKVCPLTFTEPSDVIAVCQNVAAPSPSCCSSLNTYIAGIQKQMLVTNKQAIICATQFGSMLRGGGVMTNVFELCDVDLKDFSIQDVGCLLRSLPGDVIFDNSTGVSFTCDLNDNIPAPWPSSSSFTSLSLCAPEMSLPALPISQSLKNIGCNSAGVGLLAIIFSFFISTVVLRF; encoded by the exons ATGGGCCGTTATCAGGATGCTAATTATTATAGAG GTTCTTTGTGCTATCGGTTAATTTTATTTGTCATCTGGCTTCCTAATTTCCTAGATGTGACAGCACAAGAAGTACATGCTGACCATAAGCGAACTACTTCTCTGGGAGTCTTAGCTAGTGAACCTACTTCTGGAGACACTGGACTCTTTGAACCTATAGAAATATCACCTGCTGTCATACCTAAAGTTCCATTTCCCACCGAGTCTGGCCCACCAATGTATCCTATTCCTAGTTTCCCTTCCAGATATGAACCAGTTTTAACTGGTAAATGCCCTGTAAACTTTTCACTACCAGAAATATCAGAAATCCTCGATAGAACAGCATTTGATTGTGCTGTACCTTTGGCATCCCTTGTAGGGAATGTAATATGTTGTCCACAGTTTAGTAGCTTAATCCACATCGTCCAGGGTTTGTTTGGCAGGAAATCTAATAATCTGGTTTTGCCAAATACAGTTGCCGATCATTGTTTTTCCGATGTTATTAGTATTCTAGCCAGCAGGGGGGCAAATAGTTCACTCTCCACACTTTGTTCCATTAAATCATCTAACTTTACAGGCAGGTCATGCCCTGTGAAGGATCATGCTACTTTTGAAAGAACGGTTAACACAAGCAAATTAGTTGAGGCCTGCAGAACTGTTGATCCACTAAAAGAGTGCTGCAGACCTGTTTGTCAGCCTGCAATTATGGATGCCACACTTCAGATTTCTGGCAGACAAATGATGATCAATAATGATGACCATATGGCTGGGGAAATGAATCACACTGATTATCTAAATGATTGTAAAGGCGTAGTTTATTCATATCTCTCCAAACAACTATCAATTGAGGCCGCAAATAAAGCATTCCGGATACTATCTGCCTGCAAAGTCAACAAAG TTTGTCCTTTGACTTTTACGGAGCCTTCAGATGTAATTGCTGTATGTCAGAATGTAGCTGCCCCTAGTCCTTCCTGCTGCAGTTCATTAAACACATATATTGCAGGGATACAAAAACAAATGTTAGTTACCAATAAACAAGCTATAATATGTGCAACACAATTTGGATCTATGTTACGCGGAGGTGGGGTGATGACAAATGTCTTTGAGCTTTGTGATGTTGATTTGAAAGATTTCAGCATACAAG ATGTAGGATGTCTACTTCGAAGCTTGCCTGGAGATGTGATATTTGACAATTCAACAGGCGTTAGTTTTACATGTGATTTAAATGACAATATTCCTGCACCCTGGCCCTCATCATCTTCATTTACATCTCTATCACTCTGTGCACCTG